A window from Alkalicoccobacillus plakortidis encodes these proteins:
- a CDS encoding glycosyltransferase, with protein sequence MKICHAPMEIAGQVGLINTKLREEGFISAAFNYFQTSFDYPGTYPTDSYDMQKVALAAISYFDIFHFHNSGTFIGDFRDLKWIKEQGGKVIMHHRGTDVRTRVLAKKGDDYENQYVNAESSLPDDMIQDNLITFAQSIDAAIVQDYELYKYVKPYYEKTGVPVYVLPRLCNVNDYIPRYSDVNQSRPLVVHAPSQREFKGTSAIEEAIMELKNEIEFDFQLIENTSHKEATRLYQNADVIIDQILCGMYGNLSVEAMALGKPVIAYIRPDLLSTLPPDLPIQSANPDTIKPILKELLIDSGRRHALGLQGREYVELHHNSSAVINKLTTIYQSVYKGND encoded by the coding sequence TTGAAGATTTGCCACGCGCCAATGGAAATTGCAGGTCAAGTAGGTCTAATTAACACAAAACTTCGTGAGGAAGGCTTTATCTCAGCTGCCTTTAATTACTTTCAAACAAGCTTTGACTATCCTGGTACGTACCCAACTGACTCCTATGACATGCAAAAGGTTGCACTAGCAGCCATCTCGTATTTTGATATTTTTCATTTCCACAATAGCGGTACATTTATTGGTGATTTCAGGGACTTAAAATGGATTAAAGAACAAGGTGGAAAAGTTATTATGCATCATAGAGGCACCGATGTTCGAACAAGAGTATTAGCCAAAAAAGGAGATGACTATGAAAATCAATATGTTAACGCTGAGTCATCTCTTCCAGATGATATGATTCAAGACAATCTGATTACATTTGCCCAATCGATTGACGCGGCCATTGTCCAGGATTATGAGCTGTATAAATACGTAAAACCTTACTATGAGAAAACAGGCGTACCTGTATATGTGTTGCCACGATTATGTAATGTGAATGATTATATTCCACGCTATTCTGACGTCAATCAATCACGCCCCTTAGTTGTGCATGCCCCGTCACAACGTGAATTCAAAGGAACATCTGCTATAGAAGAGGCGATTATGGAGCTGAAAAATGAGATTGAATTTGACTTTCAACTAATCGAGAATACAAGTCACAAAGAAGCAACTCGACTTTATCAAAATGCAGACGTCATTATTGATCAAATTCTGTGTGGTATGTACGGCAATTTAAGTGTGGAAGCGATGGCGCTTGGAAAGCCGGTCATTGCTTATATTCGTCCAGATTTGCTAAGTACGCTACCACCTGATCTTCCAATCCAATCAGCGAATCCAGATACAATTAAACCGATTCTAAAAGAGTTGCTAATAGATTCAGGGAGACGACATGCTTTAGGTTTACAGGGGCGCGAATATGTAGAATTACACCACAACTCTAGTGCCGTTATAAATAAATTAACGACGATTTATCAATCTGTGTATAAGGGGAATGATTAA